CCGGGCCACGCCGACCTGACCGGTGTGCTCAAGTACGGTCATGATGACGTGCGCAACGTGCTGGAGCGGGCCAGCGCCCGTGAAACCGCCTCCCGGGTTGCGGTGGGCGCGTTCGCCAAGGCGCTGCTGGGCCATTTCGACATCAGTGTCACCAGCCACGTGATCGCTTTCGGCGGGATAACCTCTGCTGCCTGGACCCCCGAGAGCGGGATCGAGCCGCAGGATATCAGCGAGCTGGCCGACAAGAGCGAGGTCCGCTGCCTGGACGAGGACGGCAGCCGCCGGATGATCGAGCGGATCGAGCGGGCCAGAGAGGAAAAAGACACTCTCGGCGGCATTTTCGAGGTGGTGGTGGCCGGAGTGCCGCCGGGGCTGGGCAGCTACACCCAGTGGGACAAGCGCCTGGACGCCCGGCTGGTGCGCGCCCTGGTCAGTATCCCGGCTGTCAAGGGCGCCGAGGTGGGCACGGCCTGCGAGAACAGCGCCAGGCCCGGCAGCCAGGTCCACGACGAGATTTTCAAGCGCAAGCCCGGCGAGAGTGTTCCCGGCCGACCGCATCACGTGGGCCCCTACTATCGCAGGACCAACCGCGCCGGGGGCACCGAGGGCGGCATGTCCAACGCCGAGCCGCTGATCCTGCGCGCGTTCAAGAAACCGATCCCGACGGTGATGCAGCCGCTCTGGACGGTGGATATCAGTACCGGCGAGCCGGTAAAAGCCAGTACCGAGCGCAGCGACGTGGCCACCGTGCCGGCGGCGAGCGTGGTGGGCGAGGCCGTGGTGGCGATCGAAATCGCCGGCGCGTTTCTCGAGGAGTTCGGCGGCTCCACACTGGTTGACATTCAGAGCAATTACGCTAATTATCTGGAGAGGATCGACTGAGAATTGCCCGAGTCCCGCTCGTTCCGCGGAAAACCCAGTATCTCGCTGACCGGTTTCATGTTTACCGGCAAGAGCAGTGTCGGCCGCAGGCTGGCCCGCAAGCTGAATCTGGAGTTCGTGGATCTCGACGAGCGGATAGTGGCCGAGGCGGGCCGGCCGATCCCGGAGATGTTCAGCCAGGGCGGAGAGAGTGAATTCCGCGAGATCGAACACCGCGTACTGGCGCGGGTACTACCGTTGACCGGCAGGGTGCTCTCCACCGGCGGCGGAGTCGTGATCGACAGCCGCAACAGGGAACTGCTCCGGCGGCACAGTTGTGTCGTCTGGCTGAAAGCCTCGGCGGAATCGGTGCTGGCCAGGTTTCGCGAAAGCCGGGGAAAACCACGGCCTCTTTTGGACGTGGACGATCCTGAGGTCAGGATCAGGGAATTGCTGGCGGAACGGGAAAGTTACTACGCTGAGTGTGACCTCTGCGTGATGACCGACGGGCGGAGCGTGTGGAGGGTCACCGATAAAATTATCGATCTGTTGAACACCGGCGGCCCGCAGTCCTCCTGTTGAGCCGCCGCGGACGAGTTCGGCAATATAACCTCAACTGGATCAGCTATCCGAGTCAGGAGTACCGGCGTGCAGAACAACGTTGAGGAAATTATCAGCTATATGAACGAGAATTTCAGCTCCTACGAAATTTTCGAGCGCCAGGTCCGGCGGGTCACCAGGGAGCTGATGGAGCTGGGTTACACGCTGGAGGAAATCACCCGGGGGATCAACGCCTACCTGGTGCAGCTCGAACCGAAAAGCAGCGACAGGCCCCGCGGAGCCGGGCGCACGGGCAGTCAGCGCACTTTCCGCGTACTCGACACCGCGGAGCGCCGCTTTATCGGCCGGGACGCCTACGGCTATCTCTGCCTGATTCGTGAACTCGGCCTGGTCAACCATGACGAAACCGAGGAGCTGATCGGCTATATCACCAGTAACCGGATCGAGGTGGATAACAGCGAACAGCTCCAGGCGGTGATGATGGAGCTGCTGATCGATCCCGAGTACGACAGGGACTGCGGCGATGACGATGAGAATGTCGGCGGCGGGGAATCGTGGCACATGTTCCGCAAGAGGTTGAATTGAGATTTGCAGCTCGCCGGGGCGGTTTTGTCGCGGATCGCTCCCGGCGGTTGACAGGATTGCCCGTACCGCTTATTCATTATGACTGCCGGCCCGCCCCAGTTTGGTACGTCGGCGTTTTTTTATGGATAATTTGCAGACTGTCAATCGGGAAACGCATGTTTTAACCAGCTTAAGGAAATGGAATGGGTAAAAATCTAGTCATCGTGGAATCCCCGGCCAAGGCCAAAACGCTCGAGCGCTACCTGGGCAAGGACTACTCGGTCAAGGCGTCGATGGGGCACGTTATAGACCTTCCGGTCAAGGAACTGGGCGTGGACCTTGAGAACGAATTCAAGCCCACCTACCAGGTGATCCGGGGCAAAAGTAAAGTGATCAGCGAGCTCAAAAAAGCCGCCCGGGACGCCGATGAGATATTCCTGGCGCCCGATCCCGACCGCGAGGGCGAGGCGATCGCCTGGCACCTGGCCAGCGTGCTGTCCAAGGACGACAAGCGGATTCATCGCGTAATGTTCAACGAAATCACCAGGAACGCGGTGCTGGAGGCGATGGATCACCCGCAGAAGCTGAACCGCAGCCTGTTCGAGGCCCAGCAGGCGCGGCGTATTCTCGACCGCCTGGTGGGCTACAAAATCAGCCCCCTGCTCTGGAAACGGGTCCGCAGCGGACTCAGCGCCGGGCGGGTCCAGTCCGTGGCCGTGCGGATTGTCTGCGAGCGCGAGGAGGAAATCCGCCGCTACCAGCAGAAGGAATACTGGAGTATCCTGGCCGGACTGCTGAGCGGCGGTAAAAACCGGTTCGAGGCGAAACTCTGGACTGTCGACGGCAAGCGGGTGGTGACCCGGCCCGACGAGGAGGCCGGGCGCGACGACCGGTTCTGGATCACGGATCAGGAACTGGCCGATTCGCTTGCGGTCCAGTTGCGCGGAGCCGGGCAGGGCAGGGTGGCCGAGGTTGAGCGCAAGCAGAAAAAGCGCAACCCGCAGCCGCCGTTTATCACCAGCACCATGCAGCGCGAGGCCGCTGTCCGTTTCGGCTGGCCCGCCCGCAAGACCATGCAGGTGGCCCAGGGTCTCTACGAGGGTATCGAGCTGCGCGGCGAGGGAGCCACTGGTCTGATCACCTACATGCGTACCGATTCGGCACGTGTCGCCGAGAGCGCTATCGGCCAGGTGCGCGGCCTGATCAAGCAGGAATACGGCGACAAGTATCTTCCCGACAGACCCAACAGGTTCTCCAAAGGCAAAAAGGGCGGCAAGGTGCAGGACGCCCACGAGGCGATCCGCCCCACAGGCGTGAACCGCACGCCGGATGCGATGAAGAGGTATCTAAACGCAGATCAGCAAAAACTCTATACCCTGGTCTGGTCGCGCTTCGTGGCCAGCCAGATGAAACCGGCGGTCTACGACCAGACCACGATCGATATCGAGGCCGCCGGGCGGTTCGTGCTGCGCGCCACCGGCAGCGTGATGAAGTTTCCCGGGTTCACCAGGGTCTACACCGAGAACCTGGAGAAAAAGGGCGCCGGCAACGGCAACGGCGAGGACCGCCTGCTGCCGGAAGTCGAGGCCGGGGAAGTGCTCGGGATGGAAACGATCGAGCCGCGCCGGCATTTCACCCAGCCCCCGCCCAGGTTCACCGAGAGTTTGCTGATCCGCGAGCTTGAATCGAACGGTATCGGCCGCCCCTCGACCTACGCCTCGATCATGAGCACGATCACCGACAAGGGCTATGTCCAGCGTCTCAAGGGCTCCCTGCGTCCCACCGACCTGGGCTTCGCTGTCACCGCCCTGCTGGTCGACCGCTTCCCCGGCATCCTCAATGTCCAGTTCACGGCCAGGATGGAGAACCTGCTCGACGAGGTCGAGGAGGGCCGCAAGGACTGGCACAAGCTGCTCGAGGAGTTCTATGGAGATTTCGAGCCGGCGCTGGAAAACGCCAAGAAGCAGCGGGGCAAGGTGGTTGTGGAAACCGACGTGGATTGCGACAAGTGCGGCTCGAAAATGGTGATCCGCTGGAGCAAGCACGGCGCTTTCCTGGGCTGCTCATCCTGGCCCGAATGTAAAAACATCAAGCAGTACGAGCGCGGCGACGACGGCGAGATCAGGATAATCGAGGAGCAGGCCACCGGGATCGAGTGCGACAAGTGCGGCAGCCCGATGATCAAGAAGCAGGGCCGCTACGGTCCGTTCCTGGCCTGCTCCAACTACCCGGCGTGCTCCAATATCAAGCCGCTGACCACGGGTGTCA
This genomic window from Candidatus Glassbacteria bacterium contains:
- the topA gene encoding type I DNA topoisomerase, whose product is MGKNLVIVESPAKAKTLERYLGKDYSVKASMGHVIDLPVKELGVDLENEFKPTYQVIRGKSKVISELKKAARDADEIFLAPDPDREGEAIAWHLASVLSKDDKRIHRVMFNEITRNAVLEAMDHPQKLNRSLFEAQQARRILDRLVGYKISPLLWKRVRSGLSAGRVQSVAVRIVCEREEEIRRYQQKEYWSILAGLLSGGKNRFEAKLWTVDGKRVVTRPDEEAGRDDRFWITDQELADSLAVQLRGAGQGRVAEVERKQKKRNPQPPFITSTMQREAAVRFGWPARKTMQVAQGLYEGIELRGEGATGLITYMRTDSARVAESAIGQVRGLIKQEYGDKYLPDRPNRFSKGKKGGKVQDAHEAIRPTGVNRTPDAMKRYLNADQQKLYTLVWSRFVASQMKPAVYDQTTIDIEAAGRFVLRATGSVMKFPGFTRVYTENLEKKGAGNGNGEDRLLPEVEAGEVLGMETIEPRRHFTQPPPRFTESLLIRELESNGIGRPSTYASIMSTITDKGYVQRLKGSLRPTDLGFAVTALLVDRFPGILNVQFTARMENLLDEVEEGRKDWHKLLEEFYGDFEPALENAKKQRGKVVVETDVDCDKCGSKMVIRWSKHGAFLGCSSWPECKNIKQYERGDDGEIRIIEEQATGIECDKCGSPMIKKQGRYGPFLACSNYPACSNIKPLTTGVKCAREGCDGELVQKKTRRGKTFFSCSNYPDCDYATWDRPLAGACPSCGAKSLFQKIFRGGRSGGAYCESCKGKFSMEEIEGGESGGDVAQSA
- the aroC gene encoding chorismate synthase; the protein is MFTFLTAGESHGKSLCGVIDGFPAGVSVKVEQVDRDLARRQLGYGRGDRMKIEKDRAEILSGVRGGRTLGSPIAFLVRNDDYVNWDRVMNAAENDPDQVAEKLVHNPRPGHADLTGVLKYGHDDVRNVLERASARETASRVAVGAFAKALLGHFDISVTSHVIAFGGITSAAWTPESGIEPQDISELADKSEVRCLDEDGSRRMIERIERAREEKDTLGGIFEVVVAGVPPGLGSYTQWDKRLDARLVRALVSIPAVKGAEVGTACENSARPGSQVHDEIFKRKPGESVPGRPHHVGPYYRRTNRAGGTEGGMSNAEPLILRAFKKPIPTVMQPLWTVDISTGEPVKASTERSDVATVPAASVVGEAVVAIEIAGAFLEEFGGSTLVDIQSNYANYLERID
- a CDS encoding shikimate kinase gives rise to the protein MPESRSFRGKPSISLTGFMFTGKSSVGRRLARKLNLEFVDLDERIVAEAGRPIPEMFSQGGESEFREIEHRVLARVLPLTGRVLSTGGGVVIDSRNRELLRRHSCVVWLKASAESVLARFRESRGKPRPLLDVDDPEVRIRELLAERESYYAECDLCVMTDGRSVWRVTDKIIDLLNTGGPQSSC
- a CDS encoding DUF494 family protein — translated: MQNNVEEIISYMNENFSSYEIFERQVRRVTRELMELGYTLEEITRGINAYLVQLEPKSSDRPRGAGRTGSQRTFRVLDTAERRFIGRDAYGYLCLIRELGLVNHDETEELIGYITSNRIEVDNSEQLQAVMMELLIDPEYDRDCGDDDENVGGGESWHMFRKRLN